Proteins found in one Quercus robur chromosome 2, dhQueRobu3.1, whole genome shotgun sequence genomic segment:
- the LOC126703525 gene encoding AAA-ATPase At3g28510-like, protein MAKEEEEEEVESNSKLTLSGLLNFIDQIWSATGGERIIVFTTTYVEKLDPALIRRGHRDKHIELSYCSFEAFKVLARNYLDVHSHELFATIDRLLEETNMTPADVAQNLMPKSLIEDAEICLKSLIEALETVKPEARIKAEEEGRLKMVKEKQEAAQEDVKVDESSPKVKESCIEVVKH, encoded by the coding sequence ATggccaaagaagaagaagaagaagaagtagaaagcAATAGTAAGCTCACTCTCTCTGGTTTGTTGAATTTTATAGATCAGATTTGGTCGGCTACTGGGGGAGAGAGGATCATTGTCTTCACCACTACTTATGTGGAAAAGCTTGATCCAGCTCTCATTAGGAGGGGACATAGGGACAAGCACATAGAATTGTCCTATTGTTCCTTTGAAGCATTCAAGGTTCTTGCTAGGAATTATTTGGATGTTCATTCACATGAGTTGTTTGCGACAATTGACCGTTTGTTGGAAGAAACCAATATGACTCCTGCTGATGTTGCTCAGAATTTGATGCCCAAGTCTCTAATTGAAGATGCTGAGATATGTTTGAAGAGCTTGATTGAAGCTCTTGAGACAGTCAAGCCGGAAGCAAGAATAAAGGCTGAGGAAGAAGGAAGGCTAAAGATGGTGAAAGAAAAGCAAGAAGCTGCTCAAGAAGATGTGAAAGTTGATGAATCTTCACCTAAAGTGAAAGAGAGTTGTATTGAAGTTGTGAAACATTGA